The following coding sequences are from one Nicotiana tabacum cultivar K326 chromosome 1, ASM71507v2, whole genome shotgun sequence window:
- the LOC107785709 gene encoding uncharacterized protein LOC107785709 translates to MLRYLPKGKNLSSNKWQKFNSLLSLMAISSKVPPFLLKPISSLYFYRTYSQSNPLINQITSAFHQDDNFQLPEPRTLSNLQPTHVEPILYNLSSKPFSAIRFFEWSENVIGLNHALESYACLAHLLLFKRMFDPARWVFGKMVEKYGYFDCVAVFEKGFRNYGSNRSTVYSFFLENYCRIEEIDVSVELFFQMCEMGVPLSQYAMLRFLRCLVDSRCVNIVLDVYGIMRSRFSKEQTHGVDVYSFVMNGFVKIGEVRLSLDFHKELVKRGFSLDIVACNKILKSLYESKCTDDMYKFFLLMLEEGPMPSVVTFSTLINGYCKEGRLEEAFRLYVLMIARGINPDLIVYSILIDSLFKAGKLGEGGQLLSAALDKGIKLDAVILSSIIDAYIQNGEVAKGVQTFKRMLKEGVLPTTVTYGILVNGLCQKDRLLEALGMFCQMVKHGTEPSLLMYSSLIDGFCKAGKLKDGFVLYKEMLMKGNIPDVVVYNVIINGLCKQGWMCGAMRFFYQAVKSGISPNIYIFNTLIDGFCRLRQVNNMVNVYMQMGAWNILPDVVTHTVVIKGICEQGRCDEALAFFFQMLKKGFLPDVITYCILIDGLCKWNNLTAGLQVFELMTRTCINLDIALYNVLINAFFKESQLKNARVLFNEVLECGPPPDIVTYNTMICGYCSMKMLNNAIQLYEEMKHEPSGYNTITMTILIDAFCKEGRMDDAMSLFSEMLEKGPSPNVVTYSCLIDGYYKSSCMETAFDLLEEMLRNNVSPNIVSYSILIDGLCKRGMIEDASLVFTSMLSTHILPDVVTYGILIHGYCKVGRLVDAVSLYNHMLEAGVMSDGFIQRILTEYNLQNGHTDKLNMQLKEVRESEHLQ, encoded by the coding sequence ATGCTCAGATATCTTCCCAAGGGAAAAAATCTCAGCTCCAATAAATGGCAAAAATTCAACAGTTTACTCAGTCTCATGGCAATTTCATCAAAGGTACCTCCTTTTCTTCTCAAACCCATTTCAAGTCTCTATTTTTATCGCACATATTCTCAATCAAATCCCCTAATCAATCAAATTACTTCAGCATTTCACCAAGATGATAATTTTCAATTGCCTGAACCTCGTACACTGTCCAATTTACAACCAACTCATGTTGAACCAATTCTTTATAATCTTAGCTCAAAACCCTTTTCGGCAATTAGGTTCTTTGAGTGGTCTGAAAATGTTATTGGGCTTAATCACGCACTTGAATCTTATGCTTGCCTTGCTCATTTGCTTCTCTTTAAGCGTATGTTTGATCCTGCAAGATGGGTTTTTGGTAAAATGGTTGAAAAGTATGGGTATTTTGATTGTGTTGCGGTGTTTGAGAAGGGGTTTAGGAATTACGGTTCGAATAGGAGTACTGTTTATAGCTTTTTTCTTGAGAATTATTGTAGGATTGAGGAGATTGATGTGTCCGTTGAGTTGTTTTTTCAAATGTGTGAAATGGGTGTTCCATTGTCACAGTATGCAATGTTGAGGTTTCTACGTTGTTTGGTCGATTCGAGGTGTGTTAATATTGTTTTGGATGTTTATGGAATCATGAGAAGTCGATTTAGTAAAGAGCAGACACATGGCGTTGACGTGTATAGTTTCGTGATGAATGGTTTTGTAAAGATTGGTGAGGTTCGACTGAGTTTAGACTTCCATAAGGAACTGGTTAAGAGAGGGTTTTCATTGGATATTGTTGCATGTAATAAGATTTTGAAGAGTCTTTACGAGAGTAAGTGTACAGATGATATGTATAAATTCTTCTTATTGATGTTAGAGGAAGGTCCAATGCCAAGTGTTGTGACGTTTAGCACATTAATAAACGGTTACTGTAAGGAGGGAAGATTAGAAGAGGCATTCAGGCTTTATGTTCTTATGATAGCAAGGGGTATAAATCCTGATCTAATTGTTTATAGTATTCTGATTGACAGTCTGTTTAAGGCCGGGAAGTTAGGGGAGGGAGGTCAGCTACTTTCAGCAGCTTTAGATAAAGGCATTAAGTTAGATGCAGTTATTTTAAGTTCTATAATAGATGCATATATCCAAAATGGAGAAGTAGCAAAAGGTGTTCAGACTTTCAAGAGAATGTTAAAGGAAGGAGTCCTGCCAACTACAGTTACGTATGGCATCCTTGTGAATGGCTTATGTCAAAAGGATCGGCTTCTTGAGGCTCTTGGTATGTTTTGTCAAATGGTGAAACATGGTACTGAACCATCTCTATTGATGTACAGCAGTCTTATAGATGGTTTCTGCAAGGCCGGGAAGCTGAAAGATGGGTTTGTTTTGTACAAGGAGATGCTTATGAAGGGAAACATTCCTGATGTTGTGGTTTACAATGTGATTATAAATGGTCTTTGCAAACAGGGCTGGATGTGTGGTGCCATGAGATTCTTTTACCAAGCTGTTAAAAGTGGTATAAGtccaaatatttatatttttaacacATTAATTGACGGATTTTGCAGATTGAGACAAGTTAATAACATGGTAAACGTATACATGCAAATGGGTGCTTGGAATATATTACCCGATGTAGTTACTCATACAGTAGTTATCAAAGGCATCTGTGAGCAAGGGAGATGTGATGAAGCCCTTGCATTTTTCTTCCAGATGCTCAAGAAGGGTTTTCTTCCTGATGTCATTACATATTGCATTCTCATCGATGGGCTTTGCAAATGGAACAATCTAACTGCTGGACTGCAGGTTTTTGAGCTGATGACAAGGACCTGTATAAATCTTGATATAGCCTTGTACAATGTTCTCATAAATGCATTTTTCAAGGAAAGTCAGTTAAAAAATGCTCGGGTACTGTTCAACGAGGTCTTAGAGTGCGGGCCACCGCCTGATATTGTGACATACAACACTATGATCTGCGGTTACTGCTCCATGAAGATGTTGAATAATGCCATTCAACTTTATGAAGAGATGAAACACGAACCAAGTGGGTACAACACTATCACCATGACCATTTTGATTGATGCATTCTGCAAAGAAGGTAGAATGGATGATGCAATGTCACTATTCTCCGAAATGCTGGAGAAAGGTCCATCTCCTAATGTGGTCACGTACAGCTGTTTGATTGATGGCTACTATAAATCCTCTTGCATGGAAACTGCCTTTGACCTTCTCGAAGAGATGCTCAGGAATAATGTGTCTCCAAATATTGTGAGTTATAGCATTCTGATTGATGGTCTTTGCAAAAGGGGGATGATTGAAGATGCATCTCTAGTGTTTACTTCTATGTTAAGCACTCATATATTACCTGATGTTGTAACATATGGGATTTTGATTCATGGTTACTGCAAGGTTGGAAGATTAGTGGATGCCGTATCCTTATATAACCACATGCTAGAAGCTGGAGTTATGTCGGATGGTTTTATACAAAGGATACTGACAGAATATAATCTTCAAAATGGTCATACAGATAAACTGAATATGCAATTGAAGGAGGTGCGTGAGAGTGAGCACCTTCAATAG